Proteins co-encoded in one Diaminobutyricimonas sp. LJ205 genomic window:
- a CDS encoding deoxyguanosinetriphosphate triphosphohydrolase has translation MGDRYSDADTERWLPEEHYSRRSDFARDRARLLHSSALRRLAAKTQVLSPAAGVDFARNRLTHSLEVAQVGRELAESLGLDPDVVDTACLAHDLGHPPFGHNGERALNEWALDIGGFEGNAQTLRLLTRLEPKVIGDDGRSYGLNLTRASLDASCKYPWPEQHGIPDPSGRRKFGFYEDDTPVFEWLRAGAPDRQRCIEAQVMDLSDDIAYSVHDFEDAVVSGYIDVSALSARVDHDSLVRTMSSWVGGQFSNDELTEAFDRLDSLPNWLGDWDGGRGSLARLKNLTSKLIGRFARAATIATREAHPQVSLIRFGASVVIPREIEAEIAVLKGIVAAFVMESDRRQPIYAQQREVLTELADALWSAGPGALDVGFAADFETAESDAARRRVIVDQVASLTDQSAVTLHGGIAGY, from the coding sequence GTGGGGGATAGGTACAGCGACGCCGACACCGAACGGTGGCTGCCTGAGGAGCACTACTCACGCCGCAGCGACTTCGCCCGCGATCGCGCCCGGCTGCTGCACTCCAGCGCGCTGCGCCGGCTGGCGGCGAAGACCCAGGTGCTCAGCCCGGCGGCCGGCGTCGACTTCGCCCGTAACCGGCTCACCCACTCGCTCGAAGTCGCCCAGGTCGGCCGAGAACTCGCTGAAAGCCTCGGCCTGGATCCGGATGTCGTCGACACCGCCTGCCTGGCCCATGATCTCGGCCACCCGCCCTTCGGGCACAACGGCGAACGTGCCCTGAACGAATGGGCTCTCGACATCGGCGGCTTCGAGGGCAATGCGCAGACCCTGCGACTGCTCACTCGACTCGAACCCAAGGTGATCGGCGACGACGGACGCAGCTACGGGCTCAACCTCACCCGGGCGAGCCTCGACGCCAGCTGCAAGTACCCGTGGCCGGAGCAGCACGGCATCCCCGACCCGAGTGGCCGCCGCAAGTTCGGCTTCTACGAAGACGACACGCCCGTTTTCGAGTGGCTGCGCGCCGGCGCGCCCGACCGGCAACGCTGCATCGAAGCACAGGTGATGGACCTCTCCGACGACATCGCCTACTCGGTGCACGACTTCGAGGACGCCGTCGTCAGCGGCTACATCGACGTGTCTGCGCTCAGCGCCCGCGTCGATCACGACTCGCTCGTGCGCACCATGTCCTCTTGGGTCGGCGGCCAGTTCAGCAACGATGAACTGACTGAGGCGTTCGACCGGCTCGACTCCCTGCCCAACTGGCTGGGCGATTGGGACGGCGGTCGCGGATCGCTCGCCCGGCTGAAGAACCTGACCAGCAAGCTGATCGGCCGATTCGCGCGCGCCGCAACCATCGCCACCCGCGAGGCACACCCGCAGGTGAGCCTCATCCGGTTCGGGGCGAGCGTGGTGATCCCCCGGGAGATCGAAGCCGAGATCGCCGTGCTCAAGGGCATCGTCGCGGCCTTCGTGATGGAGAGCGACCGCCGCCAGCCGATCTACGCCCAGCAGCGCGAAGTGCTCACCGAACTCGCCGATGCCCTCTGGTCGGCCGGTCCCGGAGCGCTCGACGTCGGCTTCGCCGCCGACTTCGAGACCGCGGAATCGGATGCCGCGCGCCGCCGCGTCATCGTCGATCAGGTCGCGAGCCTCACCGACCAGTCCGCGGTGACCCTGCACGGCGGCATCGCCGGGTACTGA
- a CDS encoding DsbA family protein produces the protein MTTPIKVDIWSDIACPWCYIGKRKFEAGAAEFEGEVEIEYHSFELAPDTPVDFDGSETDFLSQHKGIPVGQVKEMLERVTGIASTVGLNYDYDALQHTNTIKAHQLLHFAKSQGRQIEMKERLLKAYFEEGKHVGRDEDLADLAAEIGLDRAAALEALADGRFLADVQSDIAQAREYGINGVPFFVIEGKYGVSGAQDAATFAQVLSQVKAEKEAAA, from the coding sequence ATGACTACTCCCATCAAGGTTGACATCTGGTCGGACATCGCGTGCCCGTGGTGCTACATCGGCAAGCGCAAGTTCGAAGCGGGTGCCGCCGAGTTCGAGGGGGAAGTGGAGATCGAGTACCACTCGTTCGAACTCGCCCCGGATACTCCCGTTGACTTCGACGGCAGCGAGACCGACTTCCTCAGCCAGCACAAGGGGATTCCGGTCGGCCAGGTGAAGGAGATGCTTGAGCGCGTCACCGGCATCGCCTCGACCGTCGGCCTGAACTACGACTACGACGCCCTGCAGCACACCAACACCATCAAGGCGCACCAGCTGCTGCACTTCGCGAAGAGCCAGGGCCGCCAGATCGAGATGAAGGAACGCCTGCTCAAGGCGTACTTCGAGGAGGGCAAGCACGTCGGACGCGACGAGGATCTCGCCGACCTCGCCGCCGAGATCGGCCTCGACCGGGCGGCAGCGCTCGAGGCGCTGGCCGACGGACGGTTCCTCGCTGATGTTCAGTCCGACATCGCGCAGGCGCGCGAGTACGGCATCAACGGTGTCCCGTTCTTCGTGATCGAAGGCAAGTACGGCGTCTCGGGTGCGCAGGATGCCGCGACCTTCGCTCAGGTGCTCTCCCAGGTGAAGGCGGAGAAGGAAGCCGCAGCATGA
- the dusB gene encoding tRNA dihydrouridine synthase DusB has product MSTITAPAAALDIGRIALDVPVVLAPMAGITNTAFRRLCREYGAGLYVSEMITSRALVERTPESMRLIKHHESETLRSIQLYGVDPKTVSEAVTMLVSEDRADHIDLNFGCPVPKVTRKGGGAALPWKLGLFRDIVEGAVKAAGDIPLTIKMRKGIDADHLTYLEAAKAAEGAGVSAIALHARTAAEFYSGTADWSAITKLKETITGTPILGNGDIWSADDALRMVSETGADGVVVGRGCLGRPWLFGDLAAAFQGEDRKAEPSLGEVAQAFKRHAELLVEFFEDEMRGCRDIRKHVAWYFKGYSVGGDLRARLATVESLAQLDELLGTLDWSQPYPGEAAEGQRGRAGTPKSPALPDRWLDSRELQETHRAELTEAELNTSGG; this is encoded by the coding sequence ATGTCCACCATCACCGCACCCGCCGCCGCCCTCGACATCGGACGCATCGCGCTCGATGTGCCCGTCGTGCTCGCGCCGATGGCAGGCATCACCAACACCGCTTTCCGCCGACTGTGCCGCGAATACGGCGCCGGCCTGTACGTCAGCGAGATGATCACCAGCCGCGCCCTGGTTGAGCGCACTCCCGAGTCGATGCGGCTGATCAAGCACCACGAGTCCGAGACCCTGCGGAGCATCCAGCTGTACGGCGTCGACCCGAAGACGGTGTCCGAGGCGGTCACCATGCTCGTCTCCGAGGACCGGGCCGACCACATCGATCTGAATTTCGGATGCCCCGTGCCGAAAGTCACCCGCAAGGGCGGCGGAGCAGCACTTCCCTGGAAACTCGGCCTGTTCCGCGACATCGTCGAGGGTGCGGTGAAGGCTGCCGGTGACATCCCGCTGACCATCAAGATGCGCAAGGGCATCGACGCCGACCACTTGACCTACCTCGAAGCGGCCAAGGCTGCCGAGGGCGCCGGGGTGTCCGCGATCGCGCTGCACGCCCGCACGGCGGCCGAGTTCTACTCAGGCACCGCCGACTGGTCCGCGATCACGAAGCTCAAGGAGACCATCACCGGCACGCCGATTCTCGGCAACGGCGACATCTGGAGCGCCGACGACGCCCTGCGCATGGTCAGCGAGACCGGAGCCGACGGCGTCGTCGTCGGCCGCGGATGCCTCGGCCGGCCCTGGCTGTTCGGAGACCTGGCCGCCGCCTTCCAGGGCGAGGACCGCAAGGCCGAGCCGTCCCTCGGCGAGGTTGCGCAGGCGTTCAAGCGGCACGCCGAACTGCTGGTCGAATTCTTCGAGGACGAGATGCGCGGATGCCGCGACATCCGCAAGCACGTGGCCTGGTACTTCAAGGGATACTCCGTCGGGGGAGACCTGCGCGCGCGGCTCGCCACCGTCGAGAGCCTGGCCCAGCTCGACGAGCTGCTCGGCACGCTCGACTGGTCGCAGCCGTACCCCGGCGAAGCGGCCGAAGGCCAACGCGGTCGTGCCGGAACCCCGAAGAGTCCCGCCCTGCCCGACCGCTGGCTGGACAGCCGCGAACTGCAGGAAACCCACCGGGCCGAGCTCACCGAGGCGGAGCTGAACACGAGTGGGGGATAG
- the dnaG gene encoding DNA primase, with protein sequence MAGLIRTSDVDEVRSRTNIADVIGEYVTLKSAGVGSMKGLCPFHEERSPSFHVRPQVGFYHCFGCGEGGNVYTFLQKIDHVSFREAVERLAAKIGYELHYEEGGQAVDHGNRARLLAANKAAEEFFRAQLNTPEADPARRFLGGRGFDPAAAERFGVGFAPKSFDALGAALKAQGFTEQELVTAGLLSTNDRGRVYDRFRGRLIWPIRDVTGQTLGFGARKLFDDDQGPKYLNTPETPVYHKSQVLYGLDLAKRDIARGKQVVVVEGYTDVMACHLAGVTTAVATCGTAFGVDHIKIVRRVLGDVENRDVTGTGEVVFTFDPDEAGQKAASRAFAEEQRFAAQTFVAVAPGGLDPCDLRLNRGDDAVRMLIDSRKPMFEFMIRRELAAHDLETVEGRVSALRAAAPVVAGIRDSALNMGYERNLAKWIGIDPADVTRAVAAAKKSAVARAGDNRVSSDSRGVSISGGRGSAGGGVSTSPTSGGEHSTSGEASGDQSQPEASIMQLPTDPSTRLERDALMAMLQYPVAVGRDFVEAVTRVGFHNHSLSVVRDAIAASMDRFGVPDWIAAVAEQAPAPYRTMIGQLAVAPIPQRADQVETYCRGVATSLVDRDLLRRKADLLGRLQRTDATADPERHRSLQRELVEIERERRTLREE encoded by the coding sequence ATGGCGGGACTGATTCGGACGAGCGACGTGGACGAGGTTCGCTCCCGCACGAATATTGCCGACGTGATCGGCGAATACGTCACCCTGAAAAGCGCCGGCGTTGGGTCGATGAAGGGCCTCTGCCCGTTCCATGAGGAACGCAGCCCCAGCTTCCACGTGCGGCCACAGGTCGGCTTCTACCACTGCTTCGGCTGCGGCGAAGGCGGAAACGTCTACACCTTCCTGCAGAAGATCGACCACGTCAGCTTCCGGGAGGCAGTCGAGCGACTCGCCGCCAAGATCGGCTACGAACTGCACTACGAAGAGGGCGGGCAGGCTGTCGATCACGGCAACCGCGCCCGGCTGCTGGCCGCCAACAAGGCCGCCGAGGAGTTCTTCCGTGCCCAGCTGAACACGCCGGAAGCCGACCCCGCCCGCCGATTCCTAGGCGGTCGTGGCTTCGACCCGGCCGCGGCCGAGCGCTTCGGCGTCGGCTTCGCCCCGAAGTCATTCGACGCCCTCGGCGCCGCGCTCAAGGCCCAAGGCTTCACCGAACAGGAACTGGTCACCGCCGGCCTGCTCTCGACCAACGACCGTGGCCGCGTCTACGACCGGTTCCGCGGACGCCTGATCTGGCCGATCCGCGACGTGACCGGGCAGACCCTCGGCTTCGGCGCCCGCAAGCTGTTCGACGACGACCAGGGACCGAAGTACCTGAACACGCCCGAAACCCCGGTGTATCACAAGAGCCAGGTGCTCTACGGGCTCGACCTTGCCAAGCGCGACATCGCGCGCGGCAAGCAGGTGGTGGTCGTCGAGGGGTACACGGATGTCATGGCCTGCCACCTGGCCGGGGTGACCACCGCGGTCGCCACCTGCGGCACGGCCTTCGGCGTCGACCACATCAAGATCGTGCGCCGGGTGCTGGGTGACGTCGAGAACCGCGACGTGACCGGCACCGGCGAGGTCGTCTTCACCTTCGACCCCGACGAAGCCGGGCAGAAGGCGGCCAGCCGCGCGTTCGCCGAGGAGCAACGCTTCGCCGCGCAAACCTTCGTCGCGGTCGCCCCGGGGGGACTCGACCCCTGTGACCTGAGACTCAATCGCGGCGACGACGCCGTGCGGATGCTGATCGACTCTCGCAAACCGATGTTCGAGTTCATGATCCGGCGCGAGCTCGCCGCCCACGACCTGGAGACGGTCGAGGGTCGGGTCTCGGCGCTCAGGGCCGCCGCGCCAGTTGTTGCCGGCATCCGCGACAGCGCCCTGAACATGGGGTACGAGCGCAACCTCGCGAAGTGGATCGGCATCGACCCGGCCGATGTCACCCGCGCCGTCGCGGCGGCGAAGAAGTCTGCCGTGGCACGCGCGGGAGACAACCGGGTATCGAGCGATTCCCGCGGGGTCTCGATCAGCGGAGGGCGGGGCTCGGCAGGCGGAGGGGTATCGACGAGCCCGACCAGCGGTGGAGAGCACTCGACCAGCGGTGAGGCAAGCGGAGATCAGTCCCAGCCCGAGGCATCAATCATGCAGTTGCCGACCGACCCGTCGACCCGGCTCGAGCGGGATGCACTGATGGCGATGCTGCAGTACCCGGTCGCGGTAGGTCGCGACTTCGTCGAGGCGGTCACCCGGGTGGGCTTTCACAATCACAGCCTCTCGGTCGTGCGAGATGCGATCGCCGCCAGCATGGACCGCTTCGGTGTGCCTGACTGGATCGCCGCGGTCGCCGAGCAGGCGCCGGCCCCGTACCGCACCATGATCGGGCAACTGGCGGTGGCGCCCATCCCGCAGCGCGCCGACCAGGTGGAGACCTACTGCCGCGGGGTGGCTACCTCGCTCGTCGACCGCGATCTGCTGCGGCGCAAGGCCGATCTGCTCGGCCGCCTGCAACGCACGGATGCCACGGCCGACCCCGAGCGCCACCGAAGCCTGCAACGCGAGCTCGTCGAGATCGAGCGGGAACGCCGGACGCTGCGCGAAGAGTAA
- a CDS encoding ABC transporter substrate-binding protein produces MASISTRRRRLGVIGGTAAAALLLAGCATSDGGGSDLDGIIVGTTDVLTSLDPAGSWDNGSFAVQINVFPMLMNTAYGSPEVEPDIAESAEFTAPNQYTVTLKEGLTFANGNDLTSSDVKFSFDRIINIADENGPSPLLGNIESIEAPDDVTVVFTLKVENDQTFSQVLASPAGSIVDEQVFSADELTPSEEIVDGNAFAGPYVITDYSENELIQYEAFEDYQGLYGTPETPSITGQYFTEETSLKLAVQEGDVDVAYRSLSPTDLADLREQDEVTVYDGPGSEIRYMVFNFATQPFGTATPEADPAKALAVRQAVASVVDREAIANEVYNSTFVPLYSYVPDGMLGANESLKGIYGDGNGGPDLEKAAQVLEAAGIPTPVPFNLQYNPDHYGNSSDEEYALIQSQLNDSGLFEVELQSTLWDVYNVEYREGLYPVFQLGWFPDYPDPDNYLSPFFLPTPDADGNLIYSGFFANGYNDPAAIELIRQQAVTVDEAERVALVEQAQDQVASQLSTLPLLQGASVAVAGTGITGVEETLDTSAKFRYASLGRE; encoded by the coding sequence ATGGCATCCATCAGTACTCGCCGGCGCCGTCTCGGCGTCATCGGCGGCACCGCGGCTGCGGCCCTGCTGCTCGCCGGTTGTGCGACCTCGGACGGCGGTGGCTCCGATCTTGACGGAATCATCGTCGGAACCACCGACGTGCTTACGTCGCTCGACCCGGCTGGATCATGGGACAACGGATCGTTCGCGGTTCAGATCAACGTTTTCCCGATGCTCATGAACACCGCGTACGGCAGCCCGGAGGTCGAGCCGGACATTGCTGAGTCGGCCGAGTTCACGGCGCCGAACCAGTACACGGTCACCCTCAAGGAGGGTCTGACCTTCGCGAACGGCAATGATCTGACCTCCTCGGACGTCAAGTTCAGCTTCGACCGCATCATCAACATCGCTGATGAGAACGGACCGTCGCCGCTGCTCGGCAACATCGAGAGCATCGAAGCGCCGGACGATGTGACCGTCGTCTTCACGCTCAAGGTCGAGAACGACCAGACCTTCTCGCAGGTGCTCGCGAGCCCCGCCGGTTCGATCGTCGATGAACAAGTGTTCTCCGCTGACGAACTGACTCCGTCCGAGGAAATCGTTGATGGAAACGCATTCGCGGGTCCGTACGTGATCACGGACTACTCCGAGAACGAGCTCATCCAGTACGAGGCGTTCGAGGACTACCAGGGCCTGTACGGCACCCCGGAGACCCCTTCGATCACCGGCCAGTACTTCACCGAGGAGACCTCGCTGAAGCTCGCCGTGCAGGAGGGCGACGTCGACGTGGCGTACCGCTCGCTGAGCCCGACCGACCTCGCCGACCTGCGCGAGCAGGACGAGGTCACCGTCTACGACGGCCCCGGTTCCGAGATCCGCTACATGGTCTTCAACTTCGCGACCCAGCCCTTCGGCACCGCGACGCCCGAGGCCGACCCGGCCAAGGCTCTCGCCGTGCGTCAGGCAGTTGCGAGCGTCGTCGACCGCGAAGCGATTGCCAACGAGGTCTACAACAGCACCTTCGTGCCGCTCTACTCCTACGTTCCCGACGGCATGCTCGGCGCCAACGAGTCCCTGAAGGGCATCTACGGCGACGGAAACGGTGGCCCGGACCTCGAGAAGGCTGCCCAGGTGCTCGAAGCCGCAGGCATCCCGACTCCCGTGCCGTTCAACCTGCAGTACAACCCCGACCACTACGGCAACTCCTCCGACGAGGAGTACGCACTGATCCAGAGTCAGCTCAACGACTCCGGTCTGTTCGAGGTCGAACTGCAGTCGACCCTGTGGGACGTGTACAACGTCGAGTACCGCGAGGGCCTGTACCCGGTGTTCCAGCTCGGTTGGTTCCCGGACTACCCGGACCCGGACAACTACCTGTCGCCGTTCTTCCTGCCGACACCTGACGCTGACGGAAACCTGATCTACAGCGGGTTCTTCGCCAACGGCTACAACGACCCCGCAGCAATCGAGCTGATTCGCCAGCAGGCGGTCACCGTCGATGAGGCGGAGCGTGTCGCCCTCGTCGAGCAGGCGCAGGACCAGGTGGCCTCGCAGCTGTCGACCCTGCCGCTGCTGCAGGGCGCGTCGGTCGCAGTCGCCGGCACCGGAATCACCGGCGTCGAGGAGACCCTCGACACGTCGGCGAAGTTCCGGTACGCGTCGCTCGGCCGCGAGTAA
- a CDS encoding aminotransferase class V-fold PLP-dependent enzyme: protein MTTVPTTRQTVSPALQAAIDSFTDPRGYLAVASMGLPPKQAVAALTADLDSWAHANRDPQGYDDVIARTRADYARLVGITPDRVAIGSQTSVMVSLFAAAVPDGAEVLCVDGDFSSIVFPFENDRGFRTRSVPLDALADSITDDTWLVSFSLVQSATGRVADVPAILEAAASHSAFTFCDTTQAAGVHPVDAAQFDATVCHAYKWLCSPRGVAFLSLSERFERQLTPIQAGWYAGDDVWQSCYGPDMHLAGDVRRFDVSPAWQAWIGAEQAIRLFAGLDIGEVWARTAGLGDRLCDALDIPQQHQAIVTWPDADGADLKALIDAGIRVSGRAGRLRASFHLWNDESDVEAVVAALPRRPRR, encoded by the coding sequence ATGACGACGGTACCGACCACTCGCCAGACCGTTTCTCCCGCCCTGCAGGCAGCGATCGACAGCTTCACCGATCCCCGCGGCTACCTGGCCGTTGCGTCGATGGGGTTGCCACCGAAGCAGGCGGTCGCCGCGCTGACTGCTGACCTGGACTCCTGGGCCCACGCCAATCGCGACCCACAGGGCTACGACGACGTCATCGCGCGCACCCGCGCGGACTACGCCCGGCTGGTCGGCATCACCCCGGACCGGGTGGCGATCGGATCGCAGACCTCGGTCATGGTCAGCCTGTTCGCCGCGGCCGTGCCCGACGGCGCCGAGGTGCTCTGCGTCGACGGCGACTTCTCGTCGATCGTGTTCCCGTTCGAGAACGATCGCGGATTCCGCACCCGTTCGGTGCCGCTGGACGCGTTGGCGGATTCGATCACCGACGACACCTGGCTGGTGTCGTTCTCGCTGGTGCAGTCGGCGACCGGTCGGGTGGCGGATGTCCCGGCCATCCTCGAGGCGGCCGCCAGTCACAGCGCCTTCACGTTCTGTGACACGACCCAGGCGGCCGGGGTGCACCCGGTGGACGCGGCACAGTTCGACGCCACCGTCTGCCACGCGTACAAGTGGCTGTGCTCACCGCGCGGCGTGGCCTTCCTCAGCCTGTCGGAGCGCTTCGAGCGGCAGCTCACCCCCATCCAGGCCGGCTGGTACGCCGGCGATGACGTCTGGCAGTCCTGCTACGGACCCGACATGCATCTCGCCGGCGATGTGCGCCGATTCGATGTGTCACCGGCCTGGCAGGCGTGGATCGGGGCGGAGCAGGCGATCCGGCTGTTCGCGGGCCTGGACATCGGGGAGGTCTGGGCGCGCACCGCAGGGCTCGGCGATCGCCTGTGTGACGCGCTCGACATCCCGCAGCAGCATCAGGCCATCGTGACCTGGCCAGATGCCGACGGAGCCGATCTCAAGGCGCTGATCGACGCCGGGATCCGGGTTTCCGGGCGCGCCGGACGGCTGCGGGCATCGTTCCACCTGTGGAACGACGAGAGTGACGTCGAGGCCGTCGTCGCGGCCCTCCCGCGCCGGCCGCGACGATAG
- a CDS encoding ABC transporter permease, with the protein MTVEESLTGPDTIKKPRGGGGSGLGRYILVRFLLIIPTVFILVTLVFFLMRVVGDPITASVGGRLTEAQLNERLEAAGYLRPLWVQYFEYIGQVFTGNFGRTVTDNRLISEVILTYGAATLELAFYALIVAFIVGIPLGMLAAYLRDRWPDAVLRIFAILCYATPVFFAGLLLKLTFSVWLGWLPLGGRAGTREQLALGRIDNPTGIYLIDAIRLGNPAVIGDVLAHAVLPGLTLGLLTAGVFLRLVRTNLIGTLGMGYVDAARSRGVRELRLVRRHAYKPALIPIITVMGLQIALLLGGAILTESTFEWRGLGFQLSQYLGARDFVAVQGIVAVLAVIVAVTNFIVDVIAALIDPRVRY; encoded by the coding sequence GTGACAGTCGAAGAAAGCCTTACCGGGCCTGACACCATCAAGAAACCCCGAGGCGGGGGCGGTTCAGGACTCGGCCGCTACATCCTGGTGAGGTTCCTCCTCATCATCCCGACCGTCTTCATCCTGGTCACCCTCGTGTTCTTCCTGATGCGCGTCGTCGGCGACCCGATCACCGCATCCGTCGGCGGACGACTCACCGAAGCGCAGCTGAACGAGCGCCTCGAGGCAGCCGGGTACCTGCGGCCCCTGTGGGTGCAGTACTTCGAGTACATCGGCCAGGTCTTCACCGGCAACTTCGGACGCACCGTCACCGATAACCGCCTGATCAGCGAGGTCATCCTCACCTACGGCGCGGCGACTCTCGAGCTGGCGTTCTACGCCTTGATCGTGGCCTTCATCGTCGGCATCCCGCTCGGCATGCTCGCCGCCTACCTGCGTGACCGCTGGCCTGACGCGGTGCTCCGCATCTTCGCGATCCTCTGCTACGCCACCCCGGTGTTCTTCGCCGGCCTGCTGCTGAAGCTGACCTTCTCTGTCTGGCTCGGCTGGCTTCCGCTCGGTGGCCGGGCGGGCACACGCGAGCAGTTGGCCCTCGGCCGCATCGACAATCCCACCGGCATCTACCTCATCGACGCGATCCGTCTGGGCAATCCGGCCGTCATCGGCGACGTACTCGCGCATGCTGTGCTGCCCGGCCTGACGCTCGGCCTGCTCACCGCCGGCGTCTTCCTGCGCCTCGTGCGCACCAACCTGATCGGCACGCTCGGCATGGGTTACGTCGACGCCGCCCGGTCCCGCGGAGTGCGGGAGCTCCGGTTGGTGCGTCGCCACGCGTACAAACCCGCGCTGATCCCGATCATCACGGTGATGGGCCTGCAGATCGCCCTGCTGCTCGGTGGAGCGATCCTCACCGAGTCCACATTCGAGTGGCGTGGTCTCGGCTTCCAGCTGTCCCAGTATTTGGGTGCCCGCGACTTCGTCGCCGTTCAGGGCATCGTCGCGGTGCTGGCGGTGATCGTCGCGGTCACGAACTTCATCGTGGACGTCATAGCCGCCCTCATCGACCCGAGAGTGAGGTACTGA
- a CDS encoding aminoacyl-tRNA deacylase, producing MTGRERVEADAAARGLPIEIVERPKVRSLEEAAAALGIEPADIVKTLVVKRSDGSYLFALVPGDKQIAWAKLRGVVGVNKLKLPEADAAFKATGYERGTITPFGSTTTWPVYADSSIVGRRVSMGAGDHGHSLFVDADALIAAFDAVVADIAD from the coding sequence ATGACTGGACGCGAACGAGTTGAAGCGGATGCCGCAGCGCGGGGCCTGCCGATTGAGATAGTCGAACGCCCGAAAGTACGCTCGCTCGAGGAAGCTGCCGCTGCGCTCGGCATCGAGCCGGCCGACATCGTGAAGACGCTGGTAGTGAAGCGCAGCGACGGCAGTTATCTGTTCGCGTTGGTTCCTGGCGACAAGCAGATCGCCTGGGCGAAACTGCGTGGCGTGGTCGGTGTGAACAAGCTCAAGCTGCCCGAGGCGGACGCGGCGTTCAAGGCAACCGGCTATGAGCGCGGCACGATCACTCCGTTCGGTTCGACCACCACCTGGCCGGTCTACGCGGACTCGTCGATCGTCGGTCGTCGCGTCTCGATGGGCGCCGGTGATCACGGACACAGCCTGTTCGTCGACGCGGATGCCCTGATCGCGGCCTTCGACGCGGTCGTCGCCGACATCGCGGACTAG
- a CDS encoding glycine--tRNA ligase, with protein MAVASRLDSVISLAKRRGFVFQAGEIYGGSRSAWDYGPLGVELKENIKRQWWRHMVTSRDDVVGLDSSVILPKRVWEASGHVDVFSDPLVECLNCHKRYRADHLLEEFEEKKGRAPENGLGDIVCVNCGTRGQWTEPKEFSGLLKTFLGPVDDEAGLHYLRPETAQGIFVNFANVLSAARMKPPFGIGQIGKSFRNEITPGNFIFRTREFEQMEMEFFVEPGTDEQWHQYWIDQRMAWYTDLGINPENLRLFEHPKEKLSHYSKRTVDIEYRFGFQGGEFGELEGVANRTDFDLSTHSAASGADLSYFDQTKNERWTPYVIEPAAGLTRSLMAFLVDAYAEDEAPNTKGGVDKRTVLRLDRRLAPVKAAVLPLSRNEQLSPVARELAADLRKYWNIDFDDAGAIGRRYRRQDEIGTPFAITVDFDTLDDKAVTVRERDTMQQERVSLDRLQGYLAGQLLGS; from the coding sequence GTGGCTGTTGCCTCCCGTCTTGATTCCGTCATCTCCCTGGCCAAGCGCCGGGGCTTCGTATTCCAGGCTGGTGAGATCTACGGCGGATCACGTTCGGCCTGGGATTACGGCCCGCTGGGTGTCGAGCTCAAGGAGAACATCAAGCGGCAGTGGTGGCGGCACATGGTCACCAGCCGCGACGATGTCGTCGGTCTGGACTCGTCGGTCATCCTGCCGAAGCGCGTGTGGGAGGCATCCGGCCATGTCGACGTGTTCTCCGACCCGCTCGTAGAATGCCTCAACTGCCACAAGCGCTACCGCGCCGACCACCTGCTCGAGGAGTTCGAGGAGAAGAAGGGACGCGCGCCCGAGAACGGCCTCGGCGACATCGTCTGCGTCAACTGCGGCACCCGTGGGCAGTGGACGGAGCCGAAGGAGTTCTCCGGGCTGCTGAAGACGTTCCTCGGCCCGGTCGACGACGAGGCGGGCCTGCACTACCTGCGCCCCGAGACTGCGCAGGGCATCTTCGTGAACTTCGCCAACGTGCTCTCCGCCGCGCGCATGAAGCCGCCGTTCGGCATCGGCCAGATCGGCAAGAGCTTCCGCAACGAGATCACCCCGGGCAACTTCATCTTCCGCACGCGCGAGTTCGAGCAGATGGAGATGGAGTTCTTCGTCGAGCCGGGCACCGACGAACAATGGCACCAGTACTGGATCGACCAGCGGATGGCCTGGTACACCGACCTGGGCATCAACCCCGAGAACCTGCGCCTCTTCGAACACCCGAAGGAGAAGCTGTCGCACTACTCGAAGCGCACGGTCGACATCGAGTACCGCTTCGGCTTCCAGGGCGGCGAGTTCGGCGAGCTCGAGGGTGTCGCCAACCGCACCGACTTCGACCTGTCGACGCACTCCGCGGCATCCGGTGCCGACCTGTCCTACTTCGACCAGACCAAGAACGAGCGCTGGACGCCGTACGTGATCGAGCCGGCCGCCGGACTCACCCGGTCGCTGATGGCGTTCCTGGTCGACGCCTACGCCGAAGACGAGGCTCCGAACACCAAGGGCGGCGTCGACAAGCGCACCGTGCTGCGGCTGGACCGCCGGCTCGCCCCGGTGAAGGCGGCCGTGCTGCCGCTCAGCCGCAACGAGCAGCTCTCGCCGGTCGCGCGCGAGCTGGCCGCGGACCTGCGCAAGTACTGGAACATCGACTTCGACGACGCCGGCGCCATCGGTCGCCGCTACCGCCGACAGGATGAGATCGGCACCCCGTTCGCGATCACGGTTGACTTCGACACGCTCGACGACAAGGCCGTGACCGTGCGCGAGCGGGACACCATGCAGCAGGAGCGTGTTTCGCTCGACCGGCTGCAGGGCTACCTCGCCGGACAGCTGCTCGGCTCGTAG